Proteins encoded in a region of the Raphanus sativus cultivar WK10039 chromosome 8, ASM80110v3, whole genome shotgun sequence genome:
- the LOC108822597 gene encoding eukaryotic initiation factor 4A-1, translated as MAGSAPEGTQFDTRQFDQKLNDVLEGQDEFFTSYDEVHESFDAMGLQENLLRGIYAYGFEKPSAIQQRGIVPFCNGLDVIQQAQSGTGKTATFCSGVLQQLDFTLVQCQALVLAPTRELAQQIEKVMRALGDYLGVKVHACVGGTSVREDQRILQAGVHVVVGTPGRVFDMLRRQSLRSDSIKMFVLDEADEMLSRGFKDQIYDIFQLLPPKIQVGVFSATMPPEALEITRKFMSKPVRILVKRDELTLEGIKQFYVNVDKEDWKLETLCDLYETLAITQSVIFVNTRRKVDWLTDKMRSRDHTVSATHGDMDQNTRDIIMREFRSGSSRVLITTDLLARGIDVQQVSLVINFDLPTQPENYLHRIGRSGRFGRKGVAINFVTKDDERMLFDIQKFYNVVVEELPSNVADLL; from the exons ATGGCAGGATCAGCACCAGAAGGAACACAGTTTGATACTCGTCAGTTTGACCAGAAGCTCAATGATGT CCTCGAGGGACAAGATGAGTTCTTCACCTCGTATGATGAGGTCCATGAGAGCTTTGATGCCATGGGTCTTCAAGAGAACCTTCTTAGGGGCATCTATGCCTATG GTTTTGAGAAGCCCTCTGCTATTCAGCAAAGAGGAATCGTACCTTTTTGCAACGGTCTTGATGTGATCCAGCAGGCACAGTCCGGAACCGGAAAAACCGCCACTTTCTGCTCTGGTGTCTTGCAGCAGCTCGACTTCACCCTCGTCCAGTGCCAGGCTCTCGTCCTGGCTCCCACCAGGGAGCTCGCTCAGCAGATTGAGAAGGTCATGCGTGCGCTCGGTGACTACCTTGGCGTCAAGGTCCACGCCTGTGTTGGTGGAACCAGTGTCCGCGAGGATCAGCGCATCCTCCAAGCTGGTGTTCATGTCGTCGTTGGAACTCCTGGTCGTGTGTTCGACATGCTCAGAAGACAGTCTCTTCGCTCTGACTCCATCAAGATGTTTGTCCTTGACGAAGCTGATGAGATGCTCTCCCGTGGTTTCAAGGATCAGATCTATGACATCTTCCAGCTTCTCCCACCGAAGATTCAGGTCGGTGTCTTCTCAGCAACAATGCCACCTGAAGCTCTTGAGATCACGAGGAAGTTCATGAGCAAACCGGTGAGAATCTTGGTGAAGCGTGACGAGCTGACTCTTGAAGGTATCAAGCAGTTCTACGTGAACGTGGACAAGGAAGACTGGAAGCTGGAGACTCTCTGTGACCTCTACGAGACCCTAGCCATCACTCAGAGTGTCATCTTCGTCAACACTCGTCGTAAGGTGGACTGGCTCACTGACAAGATGAGGAGCCGTGACCATACCGTCTCAGCTACACACGGAGACATGGACCAGAACACTAGAGACATCATCATGAGAGAGTTCAGGTCTGGTTCGTCGCGTGTTCTCATCACGACCGATCTCTTGGCTCGTGGTATCGATGTGCAGCAAGTGTCTCTGGTCATCAACTTTGACCTGCCGACTCAGCCTGAGAACTACCTTCACCGTATCGGTAGAAGTGGAAGGTTTGGGAGGAAAGGTGTGGCGATTAACTTTGTGACGAAGG
- the LOC108831812 gene encoding 60S ribosomal protein L18a-like protein: MNENIEEQKKGKYVLIREEEDNELGGLFYKPLPFFGFGIGWFSFLVGFFFPFAWYLATFLYLTSYYRRDPRERSGLAASAIAALIFTVALVITVLVLVFSAR, from the exons ATGAATGAGA ATATAGAAGAACAAAAGAAGGGCAAGTATGTTCTGATCCGTGAAGAGGAGGACAATGAGTTAGGAGGACTCTTCTATAAGCCTCTTCCTTTCTTTGGTTTTGGAATCGGATGGTTCTC GTTTCTTGTTGGCTTCTTCTTCCCATTTGCGTGGTACTTGGCCACATTTCTATATCTCACTAGCTATTACCGTAGAGATCCCAGGGAGAGATCTGGTCTTGCTGCCTCTGCCATTGCT GCTTTGATATTCACTGTTGCACTGGTGATCACCGTGCTTGTTCTTGTTTTCTCGGCTCGCTAG
- the LOC108822595 gene encoding leucine-rich repeat extensin-like protein 3 has product MRHWSLLHILILSLSFCFLLVRSQEPPLFTQSPPPPPPPPPPPPPPPPPPPPPPPPTPTAPPPLVNVTDIYPPPPVAAETIAPLSSPTPQPQPPSPTPQPQPPESRSESLPPSTEPRRFGSPEESKRGGLNKGETVGVVFAGIAAMLQVLVVVFLVLKRRQLLKLKETQ; this is encoded by the coding sequence ATGAGACATTGGAGCCTCCTCCACATTTTGATTCTCTCCCTATCTTTCTGTTTCCTCCTCGTCAGATCACAAGAACCGCCTCTCTTTACACAatctccacctccaccacctccaccgccgcctccaccacctcctcctccaccacctccacccccaccaccaccaccaacgcCTACCGCACCTCCACCACTTGTTAATGTGACAGACATTTATCCACCTCCTCCAGTAGCAGCAGAGACAATTGCGCCTCTGTCGTCACCTACTCCTCAACCGCAGCCACCGTCACCTACTCCTCAACCGCAGCCACCGGAGTCTAGGTCAGAATCCCTTCCACCGAGTACTGAGCCAAGGAGGTTTGGATCTCCGGAGGAATCTAAGAGAGGTGGATTAAACAAAGGGGAGACGGTGGGAGTAGTCTTTGCAGGGATAGCAGCAATGTTGCAGGTCTTGGTTGTTGTCTTCTTGGTTCTCAAGAGAAGACAACTTCTCAAGCTCAAAGAAACTCAATAA